Proteins from a genomic interval of Clostridium sp. 'deep sea':
- a CDS encoding VanW family protein codes for MPRKLFCQLHPITYKISQYKGIFLRKLLWLSKSKLYANNYNTEKLPQIVYKHKSLIRRKLGNVDMQLQENKAVNLALATPSITGIVIKPNQIFSFWKLVGNCTAKKGYKEGLIIKGNNISKGIAGGMCQFTNLIHWMILHSPLQIIEHHHHNQLDMFPDYGRQIPFGTGTSIMYNYKDYQFINNTDKSFQLITYTTDKHLCGELRSDQELNLSYHVVEKEHYFMKLKNKYYRHNKIFKKAINKTTGNIVSEEFILENNSLVMYDSKFIAKDKIKIIE; via the coding sequence ATGCCACGAAAATTATTTTGTCAATTACATCCTATCACCTATAAAATATCACAGTATAAAGGTATCTTTTTAAGAAAACTGCTTTGGTTATCCAAAAGCAAACTGTATGCTAACAATTATAACACTGAAAAATTACCACAAATTGTTTATAAACATAAATCACTTATAAGGCGAAAATTAGGTAATGTGGATATGCAACTGCAAGAAAATAAAGCAGTTAATTTAGCTTTAGCCACTCCAAGCATAACTGGCATTGTTATAAAACCAAATCAAATATTTTCTTTTTGGAAACTAGTAGGTAACTGTACAGCTAAAAAAGGTTATAAAGAAGGCTTAATTATTAAAGGCAATAATATTAGTAAAGGCATTGCTGGAGGTATGTGTCAATTTACAAACTTAATTCACTGGATGATTCTACATAGCCCCTTACAAATAATAGAACATCATCACCATAACCAGCTAGATATGTTTCCGGATTATGGCAGACAAATACCCTTTGGCACAGGCACCTCCATTATGTATAACTATAAAGACTATCAGTTTATAAATAATACCGATAAAAGCTTTCAGTTAATAACCTACACTACAGATAAGCATTTATGTGGAGAGCTACGCAGTGATCAAGAGTTAAATTTAAGTTATCATGTTGTAGAAAAAGAGCATTACTTTATGAAGTTAAAAAATAAGTATTACAGACACAATAAGATTTTTAAAAAAGCCATTAACAAAACTACCGGCAATATAGTAAGCGAAGAGTTTATTTTAGAGAATAACTCGTTAGTTATGTATGATAGCAAGTTTATAGCAAAAGATAAAATTAAGATTATAGAGTAA
- a CDS encoding sugar phosphate isomerase/epimerase family protein, with protein MNNIFIQPRVETYTEYLNLANTSGLSFELGDFASPAVLNDITEYNYRKDFYKHHLKQFSSNISLHGAFFDIIVASTDLAIKRASREKVRIGLETAKELGASSIVFHSGFNSIIKNPKYKDNWLQAALFWSQMANEYELEILLENVWDLNPQNLSELLTNINLDNVNICLDIAHINVFSQETIENWFNVLGDKITYIHYSDNKSDYDAHLAIGEGDIDWHIVNNCIKKLSHKPRVVLEVSGCAEINKSLKYLTKNKIYPYN; from the coding sequence GTGAATAACATTTTTATTCAACCACGTGTAGAAACTTATACAGAGTACTTAAACTTAGCCAACACTAGCGGGTTGTCATTTGAACTCGGTGACTTTGCATCTCCTGCTGTGTTAAATGATATAACAGAATATAATTACCGAAAAGATTTTTATAAACATCATTTAAAACAATTTAGCAGCAATATTAGTTTACATGGAGCCTTTTTTGATATTATTGTTGCCAGTACTGATTTAGCTATTAAAAGAGCTTCGCGTGAAAAGGTTCGTATTGGTTTAGAAACCGCCAAAGAATTAGGCGCAAGTTCTATTGTTTTTCACTCTGGTTTTAACTCAATTATTAAAAATCCAAAATATAAAGATAATTGGTTACAAGCTGCTTTGTTTTGGAGCCAAATGGCCAATGAATATGAGCTAGAAATTTTGCTAGAAAATGTTTGGGATTTAAATCCGCAAAATCTTTCAGAATTGTTAACGAATATTAATTTAGACAATGTTAATATATGCCTTGATATTGCTCATATAAATGTCTTTTCTCAAGAGACAATTGAAAACTGGTTTAACGTGTTAGGAGATAAAATAACCTATATACACTATAGCGATAATAAAAGTGATTATGATGCCCACTTAGCCATTGGCGAAGGAGATATAGACTGGCATATAGTAAACAATTGTATAAAAAAACTAAGCCATAAACCCAGAGTTGTTTTGGAAGTAAGTGGTTGTGCAGAGATTAATAAATCATTAAAATATTTAACTAAAAACAAAATATATCCATATAATTAA
- a CDS encoding histidine phosphatase family protein, with protein MKKLYFVRHGQSIYNAQKRYAGSLDVELSELGKQQAQQVGEILKNLDIDIIVASSQKRAQQTANIINKYLNLPLETDSDLREICVGLYEGLTREESQAKYPERWKQGLNSSFTQAIHEGESAQEVQDRVFAALDRISEKHKEKKVLIVAHGFVSKAVNRYFNREITDEEFFSYIIDNCTVVEFSK; from the coding sequence ATGAAAAAATTATATTTTGTTCGACATGGCCAATCTATATATAACGCTCAAAAAAGATATGCTGGAAGCTTAGATGTTGAGTTGAGTGAACTTGGAAAACAGCAAGCACAACAAGTTGGTGAAATTCTAAAAAATTTAGATATTGATATTATTGTAGCTTCATCTCAAAAAAGAGCCCAGCAAACTGCTAATATTATAAACAAGTACTTAAATTTACCCCTTGAAACCGATAGTGATTTGCGTGAAATATGTGTTGGTTTATATGAAGGACTTACAAGAGAAGAAAGCCAAGCTAAATACCCTGAACGTTGGAAACAGGGCCTTAATTCATCGTTTACCCAAGCCATTCATGAGGGAGAATCTGCTCAAGAGGTTCAAGATAGGGTATTTGCAGCATTAGATAGAATAAGTGAAAAACATAAAGAAAAAAAGGTATTAATTGTTGCTCATGGCTTTGTAAGTAAAGCTGTTAATAGGTACTTTAATAGAGAAATTACTGACGAAGAGTTTTTTAGTTATATTATAGATAATTGTACGGTAGTAGAGTTTAGTAAGTAA